The Cellulophaga lytica DSM 7489 nucleotide sequence TGGAGTATCCTTGTATTCATCTATAGCCTGACCCGTGTTTTCTCCTCCAAAATGCGCAATATCCATACTGCCTGTATAAACCAAATTAGCAGAGGCATTAAACCTTTTAGTTGGTGTGTACGTTAGTGTTGCAAAACCATAGGTGTTTGGTGTTCTTAAAAATTCTTTTTTAGTAGGTAAGCCTTCAATATTTTCTACTGCTTCTGTAAATTTGCTAGATTGTAATGTAAAGCCTGCATCAACCTGTAGAACATAATCAAAATTAGCTCTTGTCTCTACTGTTATACCTTTCACAACGGCTCCGTCACCATTTCTTTTTTCAAATAACTCACCAAAATTATCTTCGCCTAAAGGAAAAAGGTAAAAAGCATCATTTAATTTTGTGTAAAAGCTTTCTACTGTAAAGCCAGCAATTAAATGCTCTGTAGCTTTGTCATAATTAAAAGAAGCCGTGTAGCTGTTAGAGCGTTCTTCAAATAAATTATCAGACAAAGATATTCTAGAAATTCCTCCCCCTGCAAAGGCAATATGCAAATCGGTATCAAAAGCTTGTGGCGCTCTAAAGCCTGTTCCCCAACCTAATCTAAATTGAGATTCTTTATTCATTTTGTATAAAAATGATAGTCTAGGACTAGCAATTACTTTATCTAGTAAGTTGTGTTTGTCTATTCTTAGTCCTGATAAAAAATTAATTTTAGGAGTAATATCCCAATCGCTTTGTAAAAATGCACCCCAATTTCGGGTTGTTTGGTCTATTTTATAATTGTACGCCTCTATTACATCTAAAACATCATCATAAACATACTCGGTACCAAAAGTAAAAATTGCTTCTCCGCCTACAAATGAATCTACTTTATGGTTTAATTGCACACCAGCTTGGTGAGTCTCTACTTTAGAGGTTCCGTATGGTGGGTTTACCAAAAAAGAGTTTAACTCATTTTCATCATCTGGTAGTATGCCAGTATAGTGGTCTCGGTCTGTAATTTGTCCGCCATAGTAGGCAATAAAACTATTTTTATCTTCATTAAAATTTATCTGATAATCTAAACTTCCCATTATTATATTATGGGTGCGTTCTTCAGACTGTTTTGCTAAATGAGCAGCTTTATTTACTTGCTCGCCACCATATCGGTATTCATAAATGCTACTTATACTTGCTTCTATTTTTTCGTTTTCAGAAGGTAAATAAAATAAATTTGCCCCAAAAGAATTGTTTTTTAGGCTAGGCAATTCAGAGTAATTATCGCCATTATCATCATACGTATTTCTATCTCTTTTATTGATGAAAAATGTAGCACCGGCAGATCTATCATCATTTACAACCGTAGCATTACCAAGTAAAATATTATCAGATGCGTTATTGTTTATACTCTGGTAGGTATAGGTTAAGTTGTATTCGTTTTTAATAGGTATTTTGGTAATTACGTTAACTGTGCCGCCAATAGCATTAGAGCCGTATAGTGCAGAAACACCACCTCTTACCACTTCAATGCGTTCTATCATATTTACCGGAATTTGTTCCATACCATATAAACCGGTTAGCGGACTAAATATAGGTCTCCCGTTTATTAATATTTGAGAATAACCACCCTGTAAGCCATTCATACGTAACTGTGTGTAATTGCAAGTTTGGCAATCTGTTTCTACCCTTAAACCTGGTTGAAACCTAAGTCCCTCAGATAAGTTAGTGGCAACAACATTATCTAACGTTTTACTGTTTATAAGGTTTACAATTACAGGAGAGTCTGTTCTTCTTTTTTCTGTTTTGGTACCGGTAACCACAATTTGGTCTAAGCCCAAAACATCTTCCTTAAGGTTAAAATTAAGAGCTTGGTTGTTGTTAACTGTAACTTGCTTTTCAATAGTGGTAAAGCCTATACTTTGGCATACTAAAATGTAATCCCCTTTACTTAGTTTTAAACTGTAAAATCCCTCTTCATCTGTTGTAGTGCCAATAGGCTTTCCTTTAACGTGTACAGATGCATATGCTAATGGTGTGTTGTAATTACTTACTTTTCCTTTAATGTTAAAGTCTTGAGAAAAAATAGAATAGGGAATAATTATTAGTGTAAAAATTATTTTTTTCATCAGTTTAAAATTAAATTTAGACAAATCTAAAAATTTGTTTTTAGAAATAAAAATGTATTTTTGGTAAAAATTAAATTTGATGACGCATTCCGAGGAAAATTATTTAAAAGCAATTTTTCACATTGGTAAAGGAGGAGTTAATGAGATCTCTACAAATGCTATTGCAGAGCAAATGGAAACTAAGCCATCTTCTGTAACAGATATGATTAAAAAATTATCTGAAAAAAATCTAGTAAACTATAAAAAATACAAAGGTGTTTCATTAACAGATACTGGTAAATCTATGGCTTTGTCTATTATTAGAAAGCACAGGTTATGGGAAGTTTTTTTAGTAGAAAAGTTAGAATTTTCTTGGGATGAAGTGCATGAGGTAGCAGAACAATTAGAGCATATTAAAAGTGAAAAATTAATAGATAAGTTAGATAAGCTTCTAGATTACCCTAAGTATGATCCGCACGGAGACCCAATACCAGATAAGAATGGTAATTTTAAAGTGATAGATAAAAAGCTTTTGAGTGAACTTTCTGTAAATGATAAAGGTATTTGTGTAGGGGTAAAGGATTCTTCTAGTCAGTTTTTAAAGTTTTTAGATAAAAATAAAATTGCATTAGGAGATGTGATAGAAGTAATAGATAAGGAAGATTTTGACGGATCTTTTCAATTAAAAATTAATGCAAACAGTTTTAACGTGTCTAACCAAATTGCTTCTAATTTGTTTGTACAGATAACAGAATAAATAACAAAATGAAAAAGATTATATATATACTAATTAGCGTTTTAATGGTGAGTTTATCTGCTTGTAAAACGGATGCTAAAAAAGCTGTTAACGGAAAATTAAACGTAGTTACAACAACTACAATGATTACAGATTTATTACAGAATATTGGCGGTAATACTATAAATGTTGTTGGTTTAATGGGCAGTGGTGTAGATCCGCACTTGTACAAGGCTAGTGAGGGTGATGTAGCGAAATTGGTAAATGCAGACGTAGTTTTTTATGGCGGTTTACATTTAGAAGGTAAGCTTGTTGAGGTGTTTGAAAAAATGGAAAGAACAGGAAAAAAAACAATAGCTGTTTCTGATGCTTTAAATAAAAAAGAACTTATTGGTTCTGAGTATTTTGCTTCTAATTACGATCCGCATATTTGGTTTAATGTTACATTTTGGAAACAAATAACTACCTATGTTACAAATGAGTTAAAAAAGGCAGACCCTAAAAATGCTGCTGTTTATGAGCAAAACAGCAAAAAATACTTGCAAGAATTAACAAAACTAGATGCAGAAGTAAGAGAAAAAATTAATGAGCTACCACAAGACAAAAGAATTTTAGTAACAGCCCATGATGCTTTTAATTATTTTGGAGTATCATATAATTTTAATGTGGTTGGTTTGCAAGGATTATCTACAGCAACAGAAGCTGGTGTGCAAGATGTGCAAGAATTGTCTAAATTTATAATAGAAAATAAAGTGAAAGCTATTTTTGTAGAGAGTTCTGTACCTAAACGTACAATAGAGGCTTTACAGGCATCTGTTACATCTAAAAATCATGATGTTGCCATAGGAGGCACATTATATTCTGACGCTTTAGGTGATAAAGGAACTGTAGAAGGTACATATATAGGAATGTTTAAATACAATGTTACTACAATTGTAAATGCCTTAAAGTAATAATTTATGGAAAAAAAATATGCTATTACGGTAGATGACCTTACGGTTGCTTACAACTATAAACCTGTTTTATGGGATATAGATTTGGCAATACCAGAAGGCGTGCTCATGGCTATTGTTGGTCCTAACGGTGCGGGTAAATCTACTCTAATAAAATCTATTTTAGGTATTATTAAGCCTATTGCTGGTAGTGTAAAAATTTTTGATAAACCCTATAAAAAACAGTTTAAAGAGGTTGCTTACGTGCCGCAAAAAGGTAGTGTAGATTGGGATTTTCCTACCACTGCTTTAGATGTTGTAATGATGGGAACTTATGGTAGTTTGGGGTGGATTAAAAGACCTGGGCAAAAAGAGAAAAAAGCAGCATTAGAAGCATTAGAAAAAGTGGGTATGTTGTCTTTTAAATCAAGACAAATTAGTCAGCTTAGTGGCGGACAACAACAACGTATATTTTTAGCTAGAGCATTAGTGCAAAATGCAAGTATTTATTTAATGGATGAACCTTTTCAGGGAGTAGATGCTACAACAGAAAAAGCCATTATTAATATTTTAAAAGAATTGCGTAAAGCCGGAAAAACATTAATTGTGGTACATCATGATTTGCAAACTGTACCAGAATATTTTGATTGGGTTACGTTTTTAAATGTGAAGAAAATAGCAACAGGGCCTGTTAAAGATATTTTTAATGATGGTAACCTAACTAAAACTTATGGTATAAACTATAAAGTAAGTGTGCAAGAGTAAGTTTATATAAAACAATTAAATTGTGAACATAACAGAATATTTTAATCTTTTATTTACAGATTATACCCTGCAAACAATAACATTGGGTACAGCAATTTTAGGTGCTTTGTGTGGTATGCTAGGGAGTTTTGCGGTGTTGCGTAAACAGAGTTTGCTAGGAGATGCAATATCCCATGCAGCTTTGCCTGGTATTGCTTTGGCTTTTTTAATTACAGGAGCTAAAGACAGCAATACTTTATTAATTGGTGCTTTGGTAAGCGGTTTGGTTGGTACTTTTTGGATTAGAGGCATTGTAAAAAAAACACATTTAAAATCTGATACCGCTTTAGGACTTATATTATCTCTATTCTTTGGTTTTGGAATGTTGTTGTTAACCTTTATACAAAAAATGCCCAATGCAAACCAAGCTGGTTTAGATAAATACTTATTTGGGCAAGCGGCAACTTTAGTAGCCAGTGATGTTTGGAC carries:
- a CDS encoding TonB-dependent receptor, which produces MKKIIFTLIIIPYSIFSQDFNIKGKVSNYNTPLAYASVHVKGKPIGTTTDEEGFYSLKLSKGDYILVCQSIGFTTIEKQVTVNNNQALNFNLKEDVLGLDQIVVTGTKTEKRRTDSPVIVNLINSKTLDNVVATNLSEGLRFQPGLRVETDCQTCNYTQLRMNGLQGGYSQILINGRPIFSPLTGLYGMEQIPVNMIERIEVVRGGVSALYGSNAIGGTVNVITKIPIKNEYNLTYTYQSINNNASDNILLGNATVVNDDRSAGATFFINKRDRNTYDDNGDNYSELPSLKNNSFGANLFYLPSENEKIEASISSIYEYRYGGEQVNKAAHLAKQSEERTHNIIMGSLDYQINFNEDKNSFIAYYGGQITDRDHYTGILPDDENELNSFLVNPPYGTSKVETHQAGVQLNHKVDSFVGGEAIFTFGTEYVYDDVLDVIEAYNYKIDQTTRNWGAFLQSDWDITPKINFLSGLRIDKHNLLDKVIASPRLSFLYKMNKESQFRLGWGTGFRAPQAFDTDLHIAFAGGGISRISLSDNLFEERSNSYTASFNYDKATEHLIAGFTVESFYTKLNDAFYLFPLGEDNFGELFEKRNGDGAVVKGITVETRANFDYVLQVDAGFTLQSSKFTEAVENIEGLPTKKEFLRTPNTYGFATLTYTPTKRFNASANLVYTGSMDIAHFGGENTGQAIDEYKDTPSFLETSLRLGYTFNSNKLNTGLEVFGGVKNITNAYQNDFDIGKNRDSNYVYGPSLPRTIFLGLRLKSL
- a CDS encoding metal-dependent transcriptional regulator — translated: MTHSEENYLKAIFHIGKGGVNEISTNAIAEQMETKPSSVTDMIKKLSEKNLVNYKKYKGVSLTDTGKSMALSIIRKHRLWEVFLVEKLEFSWDEVHEVAEQLEHIKSEKLIDKLDKLLDYPKYDPHGDPIPDKNGNFKVIDKKLLSELSVNDKGICVGVKDSSSQFLKFLDKNKIALGDVIEVIDKEDFDGSFQLKINANSFNVSNQIASNLFVQITE
- a CDS encoding metal ABC transporter solute-binding protein, Zn/Mn family; the encoded protein is MKKIIYILISVLMVSLSACKTDAKKAVNGKLNVVTTTTMITDLLQNIGGNTINVVGLMGSGVDPHLYKASEGDVAKLVNADVVFYGGLHLEGKLVEVFEKMERTGKKTIAVSDALNKKELIGSEYFASNYDPHIWFNVTFWKQITTYVTNELKKADPKNAAVYEQNSKKYLQELTKLDAEVREKINELPQDKRILVTAHDAFNYFGVSYNFNVVGLQGLSTATEAGVQDVQELSKFIIENKVKAIFVESSVPKRTIEALQASVTSKNHDVAIGGTLYSDALGDKGTVEGTYIGMFKYNVTTIVNALK
- a CDS encoding metal ABC transporter ATP-binding protein; amino-acid sequence: MEKKYAITVDDLTVAYNYKPVLWDIDLAIPEGVLMAIVGPNGAGKSTLIKSILGIIKPIAGSVKIFDKPYKKQFKEVAYVPQKGSVDWDFPTTALDVVMMGTYGSLGWIKRPGQKEKKAALEALEKVGMLSFKSRQISQLSGGQQQRIFLARALVQNASIYLMDEPFQGVDATTEKAIINILKELRKAGKTLIVVHHDLQTVPEYFDWVTFLNVKKIATGPVKDIFNDGNLTKTYGINYKVSVQE